In Alphaproteobacteria bacterium, one DNA window encodes the following:
- a CDS encoding MinD/ParA family protein has product MTDSLHLSPPISDGVILAVASGKGGVGKTWLSITLSHALAQSGADVLLFDGDLGLANVDIQLGLAPQQDLGAVLDDKVTLENAVFPYAAGGFDILAGHSGSGNLASLPIPRLVALRRELQELSRRYDVTILDLGAGVDRPVRLMAGMAQASLVVTTDEPTALTDAYAFIKLARAENVEADMRVVVNMAASVAEGEATHAVLRRTCESFLSYTPSLAGIIRRDSHVRESIRAQSPLLERFSGCEAAKDVQALALQLRRAFAPHIKG; this is encoded by the coding sequence ATGACCGACTCCTTGCATCTCTCCCCCCCGATTTCCGATGGCGTGATCTTGGCCGTCGCCAGCGGCAAAGGCGGCGTGGGTAAGACATGGCTGTCCATCACCTTGTCCCATGCCTTGGCGCAAAGCGGGGCCGATGTGCTGTTATTCGACGGCGATTTGGGCCTGGCCAATGTCGATATCCAATTGGGCCTGGCCCCCCAACAGGATTTGGGCGCGGTGCTGGACGACAAGGTGACGTTGGAAAACGCCGTTTTCCCCTATGCCGCCGGAGGCTTCGACATTCTGGCCGGACATTCGGGCTCGGGCAATCTGGCCAGCTTGCCGATTCCGCGACTGGTAGCTTTGCGCCGCGAATTGCAGGAATTGTCGCGGCGTTACGACGTAACCATCCTGGATTTGGGCGCGGGCGTGGATCGGCCCGTCCGCCTGATGGCCGGAATGGCGCAAGCCAGTTTGGTCGTCACCACCGACGAGCCGACGGCCCTGACCGACGCCTATGCCTTTATCAAGCTGGCCCGCGCCGAGAATGTCGAGGCCGATATGCGCGTCGTGGTGAACATGGCCGCCAGCGTCGCCGAAGGCGAAGCGACCCATGCGGTGCTTCGGCGAACCTGCGAGTCCTTTTTGTCCTATACGCCAAGCCTGGCCGGGATCATCCGCCGCGATTCCCATGTGCGCGAATCCATTCGCGCACAATCGCCTCTTCTGGAGAGATTCTCAGGCTGCGAGGCGGCCAAGGATGTCCAGGCCCTGGCCCTGCAACTGCGCCGCGCCTTTGCGCCGCACATAAAAGGCTAG
- the flhA gene encoding flagellar biosynthesis protein FlhA — protein sequence MATPPPLTELLPAEAAPNWLKRTDIWLAMGLVTILVILILPMPTWLLDMGLAISVTFSVIIMMTVLFIQKPLEFSSFPTVLLLATLLRLALNLASTRLVLGHGHEGTAAAGHVIEAFAGFVMSGNFVIGIIVFAILTVVNFVVITKGSGRIAEVAARFSLDAMPGKQMAIDADLSAGMIEEGEARKRRKELEDESSFFGSMDGAAKFVRGDAVAGLVITFINCLGGMVIGMAQKDMTFLDAANNYIRLTVGDGLVTQIPALVVSISAGLLVSKAGVSGSTDKALFGQLGGYPQALGLTSFLMGAMAILPGMPMIPFMALAALTGYMAWSLPRARAESAAAAHAAATAEKAPPPVAEEPISRALAIDLIRLELGYGLLGLVNGEPGQRMTEQIKALRRQLAQDMGFVMPAVRIQDNLQLQPSSYTLRVKELEAGRGELRPAMLLAMENKGETIALPGEATTEPIFGLAAMWIDPTYREEAMFKGYTVVDPPTVIATHIAEVIKDNMAELLGYADVQRLLDDMDKPYQKLVSDIIPSQISLGALQRVLQNLLTERVSIRDLPTILEAVSESAGHTRNLTILTEHVRARLARQICDTYTGEAGYIPLLTLSGEWEQNLSEALIGDGEDRQLALPPSRLQAFMGAVRQVFDRHALMGESPVLLVSGPLRPYVRAIIERFRPSTVVLSQNEIHPRARLKTLGQV from the coding sequence ATGGCCACACCGCCGCCCCTGACCGAGTTGCTGCCTGCCGAGGCCGCGCCCAACTGGCTAAAGCGTACCGATATCTGGCTAGCGATGGGTCTTGTGACCATCCTGGTCATCTTGATCCTACCCATGCCGACATGGCTGTTGGATATGGGCCTAGCCATATCAGTGACCTTCTCCGTCATCATCATGATGACCGTGCTGTTCATCCAAAAGCCGCTGGAGTTCAGCTCTTTCCCCACGGTCCTATTGCTGGCCACCCTATTGCGTCTAGCCCTGAATCTGGCCTCGACACGCCTGGTTTTGGGACATGGGCACGAAGGCACCGCCGCTGCCGGCCACGTCATCGAGGCTTTCGCCGGATTCGTCATGAGCGGCAACTTCGTCATCGGAATCATCGTATTCGCCATTCTGACGGTCGTGAATTTCGTGGTCATCACCAAGGGTTCGGGACGTATCGCCGAAGTCGCGGCGCGCTTTAGCTTGGACGCCATGCCCGGCAAACAGATGGCCATCGACGCGGATCTATCCGCCGGCATGATCGAGGAAGGCGAGGCGCGTAAGCGACGCAAGGAACTAGAAGACGAAAGCAGTTTCTTTGGCTCCATGGACGGTGCCGCCAAATTCGTGCGTGGAGACGCCGTGGCGGGCCTTGTCATCACCTTCATCAATTGCCTGGGCGGCATGGTGATTGGCATGGCCCAAAAGGATATGACTTTTCTTGATGCCGCGAATAACTATATCCGACTGACGGTGGGCGATGGATTGGTCACGCAAATCCCCGCGCTTGTGGTCTCTATCTCGGCCGGTCTTTTGGTCTCGAAGGCGGGCGTGTCGGGCAGCACCGACAAGGCCCTGTTCGGTCAGCTGGGCGGGTATCCCCAAGCGCTGGGCCTGACCAGTTTCTTGATGGGTGCCATGGCCATCTTGCCGGGCATGCCGATGATCCCCTTCATGGCTCTGGCGGCCCTGACCGGCTATATGGCCTGGAGCTTACCACGCGCGCGGGCAGAGAGCGCCGCCGCCGCCCATGCCGCCGCCACCGCTGAAAAAGCGCCCCCGCCGGTGGCCGAAGAACCCATTTCCCGCGCTTTGGCCATCGACCTGATCCGTCTGGAGCTGGGCTATGGGCTTCTCGGCTTGGTGAACGGTGAACCGGGCCAGCGCATGACCGAGCAGATCAAGGCCCTGCGCCGCCAATTGGCGCAGGATATGGGCTTTGTGATGCCCGCCGTGCGCATTCAAGACAATCTGCAGCTTCAGCCCAGCAGTTACACGCTGCGCGTCAAGGAGCTAGAGGCCGGACGCGGCGAATTGCGTCCCGCCATGCTTTTGGCGATGGAGAACAAGGGCGAGACCATCGCCCTTCCCGGCGAGGCCACCACCGAGCCGATCTTCGGCCTGGCCGCCATGTGGATCGATCCGACCTATCGGGAAGAGGCGATGTTCAAGGGCTATACCGTCGTCGATCCGCCGACGGTGATCGCCACCCATATCGCCGAGGTCATCAAGGACAACATGGCCGAGCTGCTGGGCTATGCCGATGTGCAAAGACTGTTGGACGATATGGACAAGCCCTATCAGAAACTGGTGTCCGACATCATCCCCTCGCAAATCTCGCTGGGCGCGTTGCAGCGCGTCTTGCAGAACCTGCTGACCGAGCGCGTCTCGATCCGCGACCTGCCGACGATTCTCGAGGCGGTATCCGAATCCGCCGGCCATACCCGCAACCTGACCATCCTGACCGAACATGTGCGCGCGCGTCTGGCGCGTCAGATATGCGACACCTATACCGGCGAGGCCGGCTATATCCCCTTGCTGACCTTATCGGGCGAGTGGGAACAGAACCTGTCCGAGGCCCTGATCGGCGACGGAGAAGATCGACAATTGGCCCTGCCGCCCTCGCGCTTGCAAGCCTTCATGGGCGCGGTGCGCCAAGTCTTTGATCGTCACGCGTTGATGGGCGAGTCGCCGGTTTTGTTGGTCAGCGGTCCCTTACGCCCCTATGTGCGCGCGATCATCGAGCGTTTCCGTCCGTCCACCGTGGTGCTCTCGCAAAACGAGATCCATCCGCGCGCGCGTCTTAAAACCCTTGGCCAAGTATAG
- a CDS encoding sigma-54-dependent Fis family transcriptional regulator: MRLLIVGTLEGPVTEAGRIAHRRGARVAHIEGIDGALAALRSGQGADLVLCDVRLDVSAFIAALKAERIHVPVVACGVGVDSATAVRAIKAGAKDYLPLPPNAELIAAMLQAVTEESHTLVAEDPAMQSAILLAERMAPSDASILITGESGTGKEVIARHIHRKSKRAKGPFVSVNCAAIPEALLESELFGHEKGAFTGAVARRLGKFEEANGGTLLLDEISEMDLRLQAKLLRALQEREIDRIGGAQPVKVDIRILATSNRDLEAQVRGGLFREDLFFRLNVMTLLLPPLRERPADIVPLATYFARKYAASNGLADLPLSEGAAEALKRHPWRGNVRELENTMHRAVLLARGDDIQAEAIMMPGSTPAAAPNPASAEEKKDLSMVGRKVADVERDLIIGTLSHCLGNRTHTANLLGISIRTLRNKLRQYSSEGISVPQPGIEADEARA; this comes from the coding sequence ATGCGTCTGCTGATCGTCGGCACATTGGAAGGTCCGGTCACCGAAGCCGGCCGCATCGCCCATCGGCGCGGTGCGCGCGTCGCCCATATCGAGGGGATCGACGGCGCGTTGGCGGCGCTGCGCTCGGGCCAAGGGGCCGATCTGGTTCTGTGCGACGTGCGCTTGGACGTCTCGGCCTTCATCGCGGCACTTAAGGCGGAACGTATCCATGTGCCGGTCGTGGCCTGCGGCGTCGGGGTGGATTCGGCCACCGCCGTGCGCGCGATCAAAGCGGGAGCCAAAGATTACCTGCCCCTACCGCCCAATGCCGAGCTGATCGCGGCCATGCTGCAAGCGGTGACCGAGGAAAGCCACACTCTGGTGGCCGAGGACCCTGCCATGCAATCGGCCATCTTGCTGGCCGAGCGTATGGCTCCCAGCGACGCTTCGATCCTGATTACCGGAGAATCCGGAACAGGGAAAGAAGTCATCGCCCGCCACATCCACCGAAAAAGCAAACGCGCCAAGGGGCCTTTCGTCTCGGTCAATTGCGCCGCCATCCCCGAAGCCTTGCTGGAATCCGAGCTGTTCGGCCATGAAAAAGGCGCCTTCACCGGTGCGGTCGCAAGACGGCTCGGTAAATTCGAAGAGGCCAATGGCGGCACGCTGCTGCTGGACGAAATCAGCGAGATGGATTTGCGCTTGCAAGCCAAGCTACTGCGCGCCTTGCAAGAGAGAGAGATCGACCGCATTGGCGGGGCGCAACCGGTCAAGGTGGATATCCGCATCCTGGCCACGTCCAACCGCGATTTGGAAGCCCAAGTGCGCGGCGGGCTGTTCCGCGAAGACTTGTTCTTTCGTCTGAACGTCATGACCTTGCTTTTGCCGCCTTTGCGCGAACGCCCGGCGGATATCGTGCCTCTGGCCACTTATTTCGCGCGTAAATACGCCGCGAGCAACGGCCTGGCCGATTTGCCGCTCAGCGAGGGGGCGGCCGAAGCCTTAAAACGCCATCCTTGGCGCGGCAATGTGCGCGAGCTGGAGAACACCATGCACCGCGCCGTTCTGTTGGCGCGCGGCGACGACATTCAGGCCGAGGCCATCATGATGCCCGGCTCGACACCCGCCGCCGCGCCCAATCCGGCATCAGCAGAGGAAAAGAAGGATCTGTCCATGGTCGGACGCAAGGTGGCCGATGTCGAACGCGATCTGATCATCGGCACGTTAAGCCATTGCCTGGGCAACCGCACCCACACCGCCAATCTTTTGGGTATCTCTATTCGAACTTTGCGCAATAAACTGCGTCAGTACAGCTCGGAAGGCATCAGCGTGCCGCAGCCGGGCATCGAAGCGGACGAGGCGAGGGCCTAG
- the fliN gene encoding flagellar motor switch protein FliN, which produces MSEEDLSLEELKPGVPMANAGTASVSELSAVYEINVEVSAVLGKSIMPVNQLLKLGRGAVVELDRKVGEAIDIYVNDRLVARGEVVVVEDRLGITMTEIIKADHQS; this is translated from the coding sequence ATGTCCGAAGAAGACCTGAGTCTGGAAGAGCTGAAACCCGGTGTTCCTATGGCGAATGCAGGCACCGCAAGCGTCAGCGAACTTTCCGCCGTTTACGAGATCAATGTCGAGGTCTCGGCCGTGCTGGGCAAATCCATCATGCCCGTCAACCAGTTGCTGAAACTGGGACGCGGCGCGGTGGTGGAATTGGATCGCAAGGTCGGCGAGGCCATCGACATCTATGTGAATGACCGATTGGTGGCGCGCGGCGAGGTCGTGGTGGTGGAAGACCGCCTAGGGATCACCATGACGGAAATCATCAAGGCCGATCATCAAAGCTAA
- the fliG gene encoding flagellar motor switch protein FliG, which produces MAVRVREDIRSLTGAEKAAAFILSLGEEHAAHLIQHMGDDEIKELSQVMANLGNISANLVERLFVDFADQMSSSGALVGSLESTERLLMKVLDRQRVDSIMEDIRGPAGRTMWDKLANVNEALLANYLKNEYPQTVAVVMTRIKPDHAARVLQQLPESFAMEVIMRMLRMEAVQKDVLDDIERTLRTEFMSNLAHTNRRDAHEVMAEIFNNLDRSNEAKFLSALEERNRDAAERIKGLMFTFDDMSRLAPTAIQAILRMADKSKLPTALKGANEALRDLFFSNMSERAAKMLRDEIQSMGPVRLRDVDEAQGSLIQAAKDLAAKGEIAIARNNDEEEMIY; this is translated from the coding sequence ATGGCCGTCCGCGTACGCGAAGACATACGATCACTAACGGGGGCCGAAAAGGCCGCCGCCTTCATCCTGTCGCTGGGAGAGGAACATGCCGCGCATTTGATCCAGCATATGGGTGATGACGAGATCAAGGAATTGTCCCAAGTGATGGCCAATTTGGGCAATATCAGCGCCAATCTGGTCGAGCGTCTCTTCGTGGACTTTGCCGATCAAATGTCTTCGTCTGGCGCTTTGGTAGGAAGTTTGGAATCCACAGAACGCCTGCTGATGAAGGTGTTGGACCGCCAGCGCGTGGACAGCATCATGGAGGACATTCGAGGCCCCGCCGGGCGCACGATGTGGGATAAGTTGGCCAATGTGAACGAGGCGCTGCTAGCCAACTACCTGAAGAACGAATATCCGCAAACCGTGGCCGTGGTCATGACGCGCATCAAGCCCGACCATGCCGCGCGGGTGCTGCAGCAATTACCCGAAAGCTTCGCCATGGAAGTCATCATGCGCATGCTGCGCATGGAGGCGGTGCAAAAAGACGTATTGGACGATATCGAACGCACCTTGCGCACCGAGTTCATGAGCAACCTGGCCCACACCAACCGCCGCGACGCGCATGAAGTGATGGCGGAAATCTTTAATAATCTCGACCGCAGCAACGAGGCCAAGTTCCTGAGCGCCCTGGAGGAACGCAACCGCGACGCGGCCGAACGCATTAAGGGGCTGATGTTCACCTTCGACGATATGTCCCGCCTGGCACCGACCGCCATCCAGGCGATCTTGCGTATGGCCGACAAGAGCAAACTCCCCACTGCTCTCAAGGGCGCAAACGAGGCGCTGCGCGACCTGTTCTTCTCGAACATGTCTGAACGCGCCGCCAAGATGTTGCGCGACGAGATACAGAGCATGGGACCGGTGCGTCTGCGCGACGTGGACGAAGCGCAAGGCAGCCTCATTCAGGCGGCCAAGGACCTGGCGGCCAAGGGCGAAATCGCCATCGCCCGTAACAACGACGAAGAAGAGATGATCTACTAA
- the fliF gene encoding flagellar M-ring protein FliF — protein MDAIFQTMRSLGGMRLIVIGGTAVATVAFFAFLMTRMSSPDMALLYSGLDPADGGAIVAKLDAQKIPYEANAGGSEIRVPSDQVGKLRMQMAGLGLPRGGSIGYEIFDQKDSFGVTGFVQNLNHLRALEGELARTVGTLGPVSKARVHLVLPRRELFGQGSQEATASVFLQLRNPLAREQVGSIRQLVASAVPGLSPNHVAVVDDRGTLLASVQDGATEGTGDSSNNDDRRATYERGVQRKIEELLASTVGFGKVRAQVSADLDFDRVTTSTESYDPDGQVVRSTQTSSEQGSTSDSAGGATSVSTNLPANAKPADGGAGNANSTNHSEETVNYEISRTTRSHTRESGVVRRLSVSVVVDGVMEKDAAGKETWRARSAQELDQIKALVRSAVNFDQKRGDVLEVANLRFTDSDLGASTAEEKIMGLIPQGEMGRLMHLAEMLAMTLLGFLVFFTVVRPLVRRLLEELPSPAGGSGGGGAMGGAGAPQLADGSGRMQLAPPGGLGQEGEGGEGSALEQMIDISRVEGRVKASSLRKVGEIVDRHPEEAVAILRNWIYQES, from the coding sequence ATGGACGCCATATTCCAGACCATGCGCTCGTTGGGCGGGATGCGACTGATCGTGATCGGCGGCACAGCCGTGGCCACGGTCGCCTTCTTCGCCTTCTTGATGACGCGCATGTCATCGCCCGACATGGCTTTGCTGTATAGCGGCCTTGACCCTGCCGATGGCGGGGCGATCGTCGCCAAATTGGACGCCCAGAAGATTCCCTATGAAGCCAATGCCGGCGGCAGCGAAATTCGCGTGCCCTCGGACCAGGTGGGCAAATTGCGCATGCAGATGGCCGGACTGGGTCTGCCCCGGGGCGGATCAATCGGCTATGAAATCTTCGACCAGAAGGACAGTTTCGGCGTCACCGGCTTTGTCCAGAACCTGAACCATCTGCGCGCCCTGGAAGGCGAATTGGCGCGGACCGTGGGCACGCTGGGCCCCGTCAGCAAAGCGCGGGTGCATCTGGTTCTGCCACGGCGCGAATTATTCGGCCAAGGGTCACAAGAAGCCACCGCCAGCGTCTTCTTGCAATTAAGAAATCCGCTCGCGCGTGAACAGGTCGGCTCAATCCGTCAATTGGTGGCTAGCGCCGTACCGGGTCTATCGCCCAACCATGTCGCGGTGGTGGATGACCGGGGGACCTTGCTGGCCTCCGTCCAAGATGGCGCCACGGAAGGCACAGGCGATTCCAGTAACAATGATGACCGACGCGCCACTTATGAGCGCGGCGTTCAGCGCAAGATCGAAGAGCTGCTAGCCAGCACGGTCGGCTTTGGCAAGGTCCGCGCCCAAGTCTCGGCGGATCTGGACTTTGACCGCGTGACCACCAGCACCGAAAGCTACGACCCCGACGGCCAGGTCGTGCGATCCACCCAAACCTCGAGTGAGCAAGGCTCGACCAGCGACAGCGCGGGCGGCGCGACATCGGTCAGCACCAATTTGCCCGCCAACGCCAAACCCGCAGACGGGGGCGCAGGCAACGCGAACAGCACAAACCACAGCGAAGAAACCGTCAATTACGAGATCAGCCGCACCACGCGCAGCCATACGCGCGAGTCGGGCGTGGTGCGCCGTTTGTCGGTTTCCGTAGTGGTAGACGGCGTAATGGAAAAGGATGCCGCAGGCAAAGAGACTTGGCGCGCACGTAGCGCGCAAGAGCTGGATCAGATCAAAGCCCTGGTACGCTCGGCGGTCAATTTCGATCAAAAGCGCGGCGATGTGCTGGAAGTGGCTAATCTGCGCTTTACCGATAGCGATCTGGGGGCCAGCACCGCCGAAGAAAAGATCATGGGCCTGATTCCACAAGGCGAAATGGGCCGTTTGATGCACCTGGCAGAAATGCTGGCCATGACCTTGCTGGGTTTCTTGGTGTTTTTCACCGTTGTTCGCCCTTTAGTGCGCCGCTTGCTCGAGGAACTGCCTTCTCCAGCCGGTGGCAGCGGCGGCGGCGGTGCCATGGGTGGAGCGGGTGCACCTCAGCTAGCCGACGGATCGGGCCGCATGCAATTAGCGCCGCCCGGGGGTCTTGGACAAGAAGGCGAAGGCGGCGAAGGGTCGGCGTTGGAACAGATGATTGACATTTCCCGCGTCGAAGGCAGGGTCAAGGCGTCCTCGCTGCGCAAGGTGGGCGAGATCGTCGATCGCCATCCGGAAGAGGCCGTCGCCATCTTGCGTAACTGGATCTATCAGGAAAGCTAA
- the dprA gene encoding DNA-protecting protein DprA has translation MPTRPLTDAQRLDWLRLARTEGVGPITFRNLLRRYGSAAAALDALPDLARRGGRGSPLRPFDKTKAQAEIDAHQRCGAKLIAWDEPDYPESLAATEDAPPLLTVLGHGHLLQQRCVAIVGARNASLNGQRMAGQLARDLGAAGIIVVSGLARGMDAAAHRAALVSGTIAVMACGANVIYPPENADLHALISQTGAIISEMPLDTDPQARLFPRRNRIISGLSLGVVVVEAADRSGSLITAQRALDQGREIFAVPGSPLDPRCKGSNGLLRQGANLVENAADILNVLNAARPRQLNEISTSALKQSEAEGHCTDVDVAEARLLLGGLLGPSPVQIDDLIRACDLNPAAVLTALLELELAGLAVREPGQRVYLLSSPETGSDSMPPSSHSEKIAS, from the coding sequence ATGCCCACACGCCCCTTGACCGATGCCCAGCGACTCGACTGGTTGCGCCTGGCGCGTACCGAGGGCGTGGGGCCGATTACGTTTCGTAATCTGTTGCGCCGCTATGGCAGCGCGGCGGCGGCACTCGATGCCCTGCCCGATCTTGCACGACGTGGTGGACGCGGCTCGCCGCTGCGGCCATTCGATAAGACCAAGGCCCAAGCCGAGATCGACGCCCATCAACGCTGCGGTGCCAAGCTGATCGCCTGGGACGAGCCGGATTACCCCGAAAGTCTGGCCGCGACCGAGGACGCCCCGCCTTTATTGACCGTTCTGGGCCACGGGCACTTGCTGCAACAACGCTGCGTGGCCATCGTGGGCGCGCGCAACGCCTCGCTGAATGGCCAGCGCATGGCGGGACAATTGGCGCGTGACCTGGGCGCGGCGGGAATCATCGTGGTATCGGGGCTGGCGCGCGGCATGGACGCGGCGGCGCACCGCGCCGCCTTGGTCAGCGGCACCATCGCCGTCATGGCCTGCGGCGCGAATGTCATCTATCCGCCCGAAAACGCCGATCTGCACGCTCTGATCTCGCAAACGGGTGCCATCATCAGCGAAATGCCTCTCGACACCGACCCTCAGGCCCGCTTATTCCCGCGCCGCAACCGCATCATCTCGGGCCTGTCTTTGGGCGTCGTGGTGGTGGAAGCGGCGGATCGCTCCGGCTCTTTAATCACAGCCCAACGCGCCTTGGACCAGGGGCGCGAGATATTCGCCGTGCCCGGCTCGCCGCTTGATCCGCGCTGCAAAGGCAGCAACGGCCTATTGCGCCAAGGGGCCAATCTGGTCGAAAACGCCGCCGATATCTTAAACGTCCTGAACGCCGCGCGTCCCCGTCAATTGAACGAGATTTCGACCTCAGCTCTTAAGCAAAGCGAAGCGGAAGGCCATTGCACGGATGTGGACGTGGCCGAGGCGCGTCTGCTGTTGGGCGGCTTGTTGGGACCAAGCCCCGTGCAGATCGACGATCTGATCCGCGCCTGCGACCTGAACCCAGCCGCCGTGCTGACCGCCTTGTTAGAGCTGGAGCTGGCGGGCCTGGCCGTGCGCGAACCCGGCCAAAGGGTCTATTTGCTGTCTTCGCCCGAGACAGGCTCGGACTCCATGCCTCCGTCTTCCCATTCGGAGAAGATCGCCTCATGA
- the plsY gene encoding glycerol-3-phosphate 1-O-acyltransferase PlsY — translation MSISLLSALVPLGLGYVLGSVPFGLVLTRAAGTPDLRSIGSGNIGATNVLRTGHRGLALATLLLDAAKGAVAVILASGMAQAWPDLLPHAPGWTAFLAGLGAVLGHLFPVWLKFKGGKGVSTALGVFLAWSPLMGGIAAAVWLIVAATTRYSSLAALMMMAAAGIGAVLLDMPAPILLGVLLIVTLVVWRHRDNIRRLLRGEEPRIATRR, via the coding sequence ATGTCCATATCTCTTCTGTCTGCCCTGGTGCCGCTGGGTTTAGGCTATGTGCTGGGCAGCGTCCCTTTTGGCTTGGTGCTGACACGCGCGGCGGGAACGCCGGACCTGCGCAGCATCGGTTCGGGCAATATCGGCGCGACCAATGTGTTGCGCACCGGCCATCGGGGCTTGGCCCTGGCCACCTTGCTGCTGGATGCCGCCAAGGGCGCGGTTGCCGTGATTCTGGCCAGTGGCATGGCGCAGGCCTGGCCCGACTTGCTGCCCCACGCGCCAGGTTGGACGGCCTTTCTGGCTGGCTTAGGCGCTGTGTTGGGGCATCTGTTTCCTGTTTGGCTGAAATTCAAGGGTGGCAAGGGCGTCTCGACGGCGCTGGGCGTCTTCCTGGCCTGGTCGCCTTTGATGGGCGGCATCGCCGCCGCCGTCTGGCTGATCGTGGCCGCTACCACGCGCTATTCCTCGCTGGCCGCGTTGATGATGATGGCGGCTGCAGGAATAGGTGCCGTCTTGCTGGACATGCCCGCCCCAATCTTGTTGGGGGTGCTGCTGATTGTCACATTGGTTGTCTGGCGACACCGCGACAATATTCGCCGATTGCTGCGGGGCGAAGAGCCGCGCATTGCCACGCGCCGCTAA
- a CDS encoding isoprenyl transferase produces the protein MVERPETSGPKAPGPTHVAIIMDGNGRWAKQRNLPRTEGHREGAKAVRRAIEACVDQDIRYLTLYAFSSENWRRPAFEVDALMSLLRLYLERERDALHKEGVRVRIIGERERFAPDIQKAMEQIEVLTRGNQRLHLTIALNYGGRGEIVAAAQHLAGAVAQGRLTLDQIDEQAFSKALFTHDVPDPDLLIRTSGEQRISNFLLWQLAYAEMVFVDTLWPDFGADDLRGAVENFMGRQRRYGGAGE, from the coding sequence ATGGTGGAAAGACCTGAAACGTCAGGACCGAAGGCGCCAGGGCCCACCCATGTGGCTATTATTATGGACGGCAACGGGCGTTGGGCGAAACAGCGCAATCTTCCTCGTACCGAAGGGCATCGTGAGGGAGCTAAGGCCGTGCGCCGCGCCATCGAGGCCTGCGTCGATCAAGATATTCGTTATCTGACGCTATATGCCTTTTCCAGCGAGAATTGGCGACGCCCGGCTTTCGAGGTCGATGCCTTGATGTCTCTGTTACGCCTGTATCTAGAGCGCGAGCGCGACGCGCTGCACAAAGAAGGCGTGCGGGTGCGGATCATCGGCGAACGTGAACGCTTTGCTCCCGATATCCAAAAAGCCATGGAACAGATTGAGGTTTTAACGCGTGGCAATCAGCGTCTGCACCTGACGATCGCCTTAAACTATGGCGGGCGGGGCGAGATTGTCGCTGCCGCCCAACATTTGGCCGGAGCTGTGGCTCAAGGCCGCCTGACGCTTGATCAGATTGACGAACAAGCCTTTTCGAAGGCGCTGTTCACGCATGATGTCCCCGATCCCGATTTGTTGATCCGCACCAGCGGCGAGCAGCGCATCAGCAATTTCCTGCTTTGGCAATTGGCTTATGCCGAGATGGTGTTTGTGGATACGTTGTGGCCGGATTTCGGCGCGGATGACTTGCGCGGCGCGGTCGAAAATTTCATGGGACGACAAAGGCGTTATGGAGGCGCGGGTGAGTGA
- a CDS encoding phosphatidate cytidylyltransferase has protein sequence MSDRRRWADLPRRLISAAVLAVTMLGALWAGTRVLSLVVYGITLVTIWEWLLLVTRAVPTARQKKNSRSLALAFLAVMAVALGVYWVYLPQMDAHRYFLTWLVSLLGLSALPGVLSLCRRDSTWAAPWLGAGLPYIVGAGLGMMALIVHATSWATYLILVSIAADSGGYFAGRWIGGPKLCPQFSPKKTWSGMVGALILSAVTGGVLVAAGLVEFGMGWPLSTLLGLGLALVAQTGDMLESLAKRRFGAKDAGTALPGHGGFLDRVDSHLLVAWIGFVSWAV, from the coding sequence GTGAGTGACCGTCGTCGCTGGGCCGATTTGCCGCGCCGTCTGATCTCGGCCGCCGTTCTGGCGGTGACGATGCTTGGCGCGCTGTGGGCGGGAACCCGGGTCTTGTCGCTCGTGGTGTATGGCATCACGCTGGTAACCATTTGGGAATGGCTGTTGCTGGTGACGCGCGCCGTTCCCACCGCGCGACAGAAAAAAAACAGCCGAAGCTTGGCCTTGGCGTTTTTGGCGGTGATGGCCGTGGCGCTTGGCGTTTACTGGGTGTATCTGCCTCAGATGGATGCGCATCGCTATTTCTTGACGTGGTTGGTGTCCTTGTTGGGGCTGTCGGCTTTGCCGGGCGTTTTGTCGCTATGTCGCCGTGACAGCACTTGGGCGGCACCTTGGCTGGGGGCGGGACTACCCTATATCGTGGGCGCTGGTCTGGGGATGATGGCGCTGATCGTGCATGCCACATCCTGGGCGACCTATTTGATCCTGGTGTCCATCGCCGCTGATTCGGGCGGTTATTTCGCCGGTCGCTGGATTGGCGGACCTAAGCTATGCCCTCAATTTAGCCCCAAGAAAACCTGGTCGGGCATGGTGGGCGCACTGATTCTTTCGGCTGTGACGGGCGGCGTTCTGGTGGCGGCTGGATTGGTGGAATTCGGTATGGGCTGGCCCCTCTCCACTTTGCTGGGTCTGGGTTTGGCTCTCGTGGCGCAGACGGGCGACATGCTCGAATCGCTCGCGAAGCGCCGATTCGGGGCCAAAGACGCGGGAACAGCGCTTCCTGGCCATGGTGGATTCTTAGATCGTGTCGATAGCCATTTATTGGTGGCGTGGATCGGCTTTGTTTCATGGGCCGTATAA